From Saccharibacillus brassicae:
TTCGCCGTGTCCGCCCGCGCTGCTAAAGCCGTAGACGATACCGCCGAAGCCGAGCGTCGACAGCACGATCGACAGAATGTCGATCTTCGGCTTGGTCAGCTTGGAGATGTTCGGCAGGAACAGCAGGCCGCAGATCAACGAGATGGCGAAGAACGGCAGGGAGATCCAGAAGATCCAGTGCCAGCTCAGGTTGGCGAGGATCAGGCCGGAGATGCTCGGGCCGCTTGCCGGCGCGAACATGATGACCAGACCGATCAGGCCCATGGCGGCGCCGCGTTTTTCGATCGGGAAAATCACGAGGATGGTGTTAAACATCAGCGGCAGCAGCAGCGCCGTGCCGACTGCCTGAAGCACGCGGGCCGCGAGCAGGATTTCGAAGTTGGGCGCAAGCGCCGCCACGAGCGTGCCGGCGATCGAGAAGATCAGCGACGTCGTGAACAGCTGCCGGGTCGTGAACCATTGCAGCAGCATGCCGGATACCGGCACCAGGATGCCCAGTACGAGCAGATAGCCGGTCGTCAGCCATTGAATGGTTGTCGGTCCGACTTCGAGCATCGCCATCAGCGGCGTCAAAGCGACGTTCAAAGCCGTTTCGCCGAACAGGCCGATAAAGCCGCTCAGCAGCATGGCGAACAAAATCGGAAATACTTTATAAGATTGCGTTTCTGGTTGATTCTCTACCGAATCAGCTGTCATTGAACCACTCACGATTCCATCCTCCTCGAACATATCGAACTTTCTCTTTTTGCTTCTTCTTACTGGTCGTTGCTTCTTCTTGCTTCTTCTTGCTTCTTCTTACCGGGTTTCTCCGGCATTCTTCGTCACGGCGGCCAGGTAATCGGCGGCCGTGAGCAGCGGCTGTTTGTCCTGATTCGTCAGGCTGATGATCAGCGCGCCTTCCATCAGGGAGACGACCAGCAGCGCCGTCTCGTCCGCCCGCGCTTCGCTCATGCCGTCGACCACCAGATGTTTGGCGATGATCTTCTGCCAATCGGCGAACACGCCCTGGCAGGCGACGCGCAGACTTTGACTGATGCAGGACGTCTCCACCGCGGCCCAGAAGCTGAACGGCAAAAATCCGGTAAAGCCGGACGCCTCCGTCTCGTACGCCATATCGTGCACGAACTGCTGGATCCCGTCCGCCGTATTGTCGTGCGCAGCGAACGTGTCCTCGAACTTTTGCAAAATATGCTCATTCGTTTTCCGAATGC
This genomic window contains:
- a CDS encoding TetR/AcrR family transcriptional regulator is translated as MGEKSNAKESIVNTAARLFFSQGYHATGLNQIIKESHTPKGSLYHYFPHGKEELAHVCIRKTNEHILQKFEDTFAAHDNTADGIQQFVHDMAYETEASGFTGFLPFSFWAAVETSCISQSLRVACQGVFADWQKIIAKHLVVDGMSEARADETALLVVSLMEGALIISLTNQDKQPLLTAADYLAAVTKNAGETR